The Allocatelliglobosispora scoriae genome contains a region encoding:
- a CDS encoding branched-chain amino acid ABC transporter substrate-binding protein produces the protein MRLNNIRALGGVAMMAAVVLAAAGCSKTPDTPADAAKCGGKVAIFGAFTGGNAGVVTPSRDGAKLAVEKFNAANPKCLVTLVEFDTEGDGAKATPVANQVAQDQSFVAVIGGAFSGETRATMPIYEAAGLVMVSQSATATDLTTKGNKAFHRVVGNDDSQGPAAASYIKNVLKSQKAYVVDDGTTYGGALGATVKTQLGAIAVGSDKVQEKQVDFAATVSKVKNSGADAVFYGGYVNEAAPFLKQLRAAGYTGKFIGGDGIYDTAFATAVGAAAAEGAIITCPCIPSINAKGSFPADFKAKYTADPGPYAAEGWDAATVLLDGFKAGKTTRKELLDWVNAYNAPGLTKTIKFDPKGEVEAANVVIWAYVVKGGVITPDVEVPKS, from the coding sequence GTGAGGCTTAACAACATTCGTGCGCTTGGCGGCGTAGCGATGATGGCGGCCGTGGTGCTTGCGGCTGCTGGCTGCTCGAAGACCCCTGACACCCCCGCTGACGCCGCGAAGTGCGGCGGCAAGGTCGCGATCTTCGGTGCTTTCACCGGCGGCAACGCCGGTGTCGTCACGCCTTCGCGTGACGGTGCCAAGCTCGCGGTCGAGAAGTTCAACGCTGCGAACCCGAAGTGCCTGGTGACGCTCGTCGAGTTCGACACGGAGGGTGATGGCGCCAAGGCGACCCCCGTCGCCAACCAGGTCGCTCAGGACCAGAGCTTCGTCGCGGTCATCGGTGGCGCTTTCTCGGGTGAGACCCGGGCCACCATGCCGATCTACGAGGCAGCCGGTCTGGTCATGGTCTCCCAGTCGGCCACGGCTACCGACCTCACGACCAAGGGCAACAAGGCGTTCCACCGCGTCGTCGGCAACGACGACTCGCAGGGTCCCGCCGCGGCCAGCTACATCAAGAACGTGCTGAAGAGCCAGAAGGCCTACGTGGTCGACGACGGCACCACCTACGGTGGCGCCCTCGGCGCGACGGTGAAGACCCAGCTGGGTGCCATCGCCGTCGGCAGCGACAAGGTCCAGGAGAAGCAGGTCGACTTCGCGGCCACCGTCTCCAAGGTGAAGAACTCGGGCGCGGACGCCGTCTTCTACGGTGGCTACGTCAACGAGGCCGCTCCGTTCCTCAAGCAGCTGCGGGCGGCCGGCTACACCGGCAAGTTCATCGGCGGCGACGGCATCTACGACACCGCATTCGCCACCGCTGTCGGTGCCGCTGCGGCTGAGGGCGCGATCATCACCTGCCCGTGCATCCCGTCGATCAACGCCAAGGGCAGCTTCCCGGCTGACTTCAAGGCGAAGTACACCGCTGACCCGGGCCCGTACGCGGCCGAGGGTTGGGACGCGGCAACGGTTCTGCTGGACGGCTTCAAGGCCGGCAAGACCACCCGCAAGGAGCTGCTGGACTGGGTGAACGCCTACAACGCGCCGGGTCTGACCAAGACCATCAAGTTCGACCCCAAGGGCGAGGTCGAGGCGGCCAACGTCGTTATCTGGGC